The window AATCTGAAGTCGTTTGTCCCATCGAATTTTTCCATATCAAATTTCGCGCCTGATATCTTCAATAGCTTCAAGATATGTGCTTTGATGCCATTTGTTGTAGCAAGATGCGCAAACGAGATTAGAATAACGAgaaaccaaaaaataaatgacacAAAATACACTTGGTAAAACCTCGAAGAGAGGGAAATATCCACGTACAAAATAGGAATATCCACTAGATAAAAAACAGGAGATTATAACAGAGATCACACTCGTGTTTCCCAACCCTCATTACAAGACCCAACCCGAGAAGAGCCTTACaatcctctcaactttcaCAACTCTCTTACTCTATGAACCCTAGAGATCTCAAGAGAATACCACAGGAACTTCTCAAGAAAATTACACGTGATACTCATCCAAATGTCAATTCTCGAGAAAATTACACCGATACTCATCCAAATGTCAATTGTTTTCCAAGGCTCTTctcatatttataaaatataagacCCTAAATATCCTCTAGAATATATCCAAAATACGCCTAAACCACCTAGGAAAATATCTTCTTTGAATAGATTCTAAATGGCACtaaaacgaaaataaaattgtgtGAATATCTTGTACTTGATCATCCGTGCTGAGGCACAAAAAATTGGTGCCTCGGAACCAAAATTATGGCACCTCAATTAAAGTGTGCCTAAGCATACTATGGTCCGTACCTCAGCACATTTCGCAGATTCCTTCTCTTCGGTCGATCTTTCATTCTCGTTCCCGAGTCTTCGAGTCTTTGGAGCTTGATGCGAGACACCTCTAACATTTTGAAATCAAATAGATgtcgactaatccagtttgaGTTGGATCGACttattaagggataaaaccctctcaacatgaattttctccattcacaagactcaaaACCGAGACGCTGTTTGAGGGGAATAAGAGCATCTAAAATGGGAGGTTCTCTTTGGGTCCTCATTGAGGACCCACGCGGTGCCACATAGGTGCCATGTCACCCGAAGAGAGACCACGCATGCTCAAGGGACTCCCAGCTCCAATGGTCGATCCCTGTTGTGTGGTCCCACACTTTTTTTTAAGGGAAATGTTATTTAAATGTGTGGCTCGCTGCATGCCACATGGCGAGAGCAACGGGTAAAAGAGCTgttcataaataataataataataataataataaagctGCTGCTGAGTGCAGCAGCAACAAAGGACGTCACATGGTGGCCCTTCATTTATTGGGAGGGTTTCCCCCTTCAAAGGGACGAGTCCCTCTGAACGTGCTCCCTCCAATGGGGAAGACTCGGCCCGTGGCCAGCCCCTATTCTTGCCATATGACAATAGGAACCTGGCTAGAACCTCCATTTGAGATGGCCCAAGCACCAAATCGGTTAAAGCAACTCACATTAACATGTCCAATAAATTGATAAGAGTAAATGGATCAATAAATCGAAACAAGGCCCTTCAATacgtacatatacatatatatatatatatatatatatgcacattgcACTATTCTACCTGATATTATCAAAAATCGCTTTCAATCATTCTTACacgaaaatggaaaaactaatTTACATAAAGTTCAAGTATagatagaaaatatatatatatatatatatatagtttaaaTGAAGCCGCCCAAGATATATAGTTTTAATGAAGATGCTCAAAATCCGGTGGGACTGACCAGCAAGGACTAAGGACACATCCCAGTAGATATTTTCTTGTCCTGTTGAAACATATGAAGTGGTATTTAGTCGAATAGAAGCGCTCATATACACAAGGATAATATACGTAGAAAAATCCTGTGATGCTGACTTCAGGTTCCATATGAATATCTATCACATTAGGCGATCTTTTCTATACAATGTCATTCTGTTTTTACATGCTtagtaatttatatatgtgcataattataataaaaccAAAATGTCTTTTAAATATGTATAATTATAGGTATACAGTTATGTATAATTATGGGTATAAAGTTATTTAACAActgttatattattattgattcagaaaaaaaaacactgttatattattattgatgaataattttttaagttgAACAcgcttatttttatttttattttttaaaaagatgaGGGATGAATGAAGTCTTATGAGatcaataaaatttcaatgcaggaaaaatattaaagaaagaaagtaaaaCGAAAATAGATTAAAAGAAAAGTAGAAAGGTGGGCGGGCGCAGTACTCCCTAAGGcatgatattatttttaaatagtaATTTATAAGCTCGAAAAAGAAATGATAAAAAGGTCTCGATTTACTGCCCAAAAATGAAATCCCTCTGATGTATGACTCACTAAATCTACTTTTTCTATTtcgaacaaaaaaaatctactTTTTCTAATTCACTAACAAAAAAATCTGCttttttctagaaaaaaaatggaaatagtAATATAAAAtggcaataatttttttaatgaataaaaaatgcCACTAATTTATTTACCTATATATCCCTCTCCTTTGACATACAAGATACATATACAGTTGCACCAAGATCAGTGGAAGCATGGGTCGAAGTTGATGGATCGATCACAGTAGAAGTACTTCGGATAACGGCATAGCTCAGAGAAATGAATTTAATGTGGTGAAACTcgttattatattaaaatttaaaggtTTCATAACGGCGAAACTTTCTCctttatattttctatatCATATATTCCCAATTAGAATTTTGATCTCCctagtaaataaaaaaaaaaattggatggCTCAACTTCGTAATCttctttctaaaatattttcctcCCTAAATTTCTAATTGGAGACAGATTGTGCCCTCCTCCTCTTGACAATTCTCCATCAAAATTAGCAAAAAGACATAGTATAGTGGTATATAATTATGCGTATCCATAGAAATCATCCCCGACATAACTTGCCATCCGACTTGATCAAGCATCGGTATATGATTTAGTGAGGGCAAGTCCCTGAAATTGGATTTAGACTTTTGAGGCAAATTATGGACTAGCTTGCCCTGATCCATGGATAAGTGTCTGGTTAACGcaatcccacatcgaaaaaaatttaaaataaaaattcttgaATTTATGAGATGTTGAATACCACAATTTATCTGTTGGACCTTTTGGATAGGAAATGAGGCTAATCATTTACgattctaataaaaaattatattaaagcTTGCTCATATAGGCCATGCCGGTTGATAATGGCATTAAGGATGTCTCTCCATCCACGAGGTCATCCAAATGAGGCTTGAGGAGCTCCAGACAACATCATTTTGAGATAGCAGGATTATTTCACGTGTACGGGGAGGGCCCAATGACAAGGTCGGCTCAACTTTCCATCTATTTTTCTAACTTCTCTTAAACGACGTGCTAATTTTGACAAAGAAGTCGTGATTTGTGCTATGACggattaaattttaaaaatgtgtTAGACagtgaaaattgagaaaatttgatATCATATTTTgctattttcccttttctttttacggCTAACTAGAAAGAATATGATGGGACGAATCGTGAAGTACTATAATAACAAATAGACGGGAAGATTGGGGGATTCATATGATTTCTCCTTTGATTGGTCTGTTATGTCCTtttctttgaatttcttttttctttcctttttgttttttgcttGAAGTCGTTTTCTTTGAAGTTGGGTCATTCTGTTGGGTTAATTTTGATGGACATTTAGATGGCGATGAGACATTTCACTTGCCTGAAGTATAgtcttataattaaattattgggGTATATTTCCAAGTTCAACAGTTGAAGGGGGCTCTCTATAATATCCCTTTGTTCCTTTCGCAAATTTCTTGAAAAagagtagtaataataataataatttttttatttttggtgaaTGTAATTAATGATGTAATTTGTTCCTGCCAAATGACTTAATTAAAAGTCACTAGAGGAAAACGGCAAAGGTGAAGGGTCCGTATTTGGTTTTCAGACAAATCATTGGGAAGTGGTCAATATCGAGCaactaataattaattttttattcgtTTTTGAGATCCAATGACACCGAGAGCAACCATCTTCCAAGAGCAAAACACTCCATTAAAAAATGCTAACGCTGGTCttggtttcatagtaaaattttaaaattagattttgattttgaaaaaaagtggtataaatgggatccGCCCGTATGaattatgttattttgttgtgaaaaaaataatataaatgagATCCACTCTTTGagtttgtatgagttattttattttgttgtgagtagaattaagttaaagttgtgattttaaaattatactcaCAAATcaaaaaaagcaaaattcttgAAATGCTGTGATTAAAAATTCtcctaattcaaaatttcacttATATCTATCGAATAGTTCTTCAATATTGTGTAAATTACCGCTCGTGCCATTATAATAAGATTTCAAATtatgagaattttttattattaagagATTATAGTATTACTAAACACCAATCCCACTCTTTCCCAAAGTTAACGTTTCTTTATAACAATGGTAATTCCTCCTAAAGTGTATGATAATACTCCTAACAATTACATATAATCAACAACCTTTGGATGCTTCAGGATATCACTTCTTATGCCATGATAagtagcttttttttttttaaatttagagGACTTAAAAGAGAATTATTAGAAGGATATGGAGCacatattcttttattagcAGCAGGATATCTGTTTCTTGGTCAGAAGCTGAAGGCTGTATTTACttcttgtctttttttttatgcgaATATAATGGTGGTTTATAAGCCTTTTATATGGAGAAgggaagaaaagggaaaataaataCACAAAATATTACCGTGGTTTAGTTAAGATGGTTCGACACTTCTTTCTCTTAAATAAGTCTTGGGTTTGAATCAACGATTAGAATTTTACCCCTTACTTGGCCCAACCAGCTCGATCTTGAATTCGTTGGAACTCACTAGACTTTTAGATACTAGGCATTGCACCCTAGAAACAATAGATCCACAAAAGTTCCCCTTAATGGGAATGGAGTCActaatctctctctttttttcagtAAGATCATGAAGTGTCCTTAATTATCAATCAAGAGATTAATCATCGATCATATTTCAACTTGTCCCTATCACAATATTTTATCTACTTGAATTTCAAGTAGCTGCACAATGAATAAGTTTTATCCTCATAATAGCTCAGTTCATTAAGTACAGTTAATGATCATTACAACATTTCAAGGTTTATCTAGATCTTCACCATTAGAGGCAATGATCTAGTGGTTCCAAACTCACTCTCATGTGGCTTGAAAACTCCCAGGTCTTGAGTTCGAATGCCCCTAGGGACATATGTTAGGATGGATTCTTTGACttggatttattttttatttctgttAACTATACTAGGCTACTAGTTGTACTACGCTGGTGGggcaaaaaaacaaaaaaaaggtttaTCTAGATCTTCCTGTGGAACCAAGTGCTAGTACTaccgttctttttttttttcaaaaaaattgttcCCAACGTTCTTGTTCCTCTAAAGTGTCTTTCAAAACGAATGATCGGAGGGACTTTTTTGAGTATGCTAAAAATTTCCGGCTCACGATGATCTTCACCACAACCGATAGCAACTCCGGCCAAACGTTGTTGCATTCTACCAATCTCCAATGCCTGTATTTCCAGTGGcccataaaaaaagaaagccgTATTTCCAAAAAGAAAGAGGTGAAGTTTGGAAAAAATGAGAGTTGAGAACAAGAAGGTTACGTGTACTGGATATATCATATTACTggacatataaaaaaatttagtttgtcaataatttttttttgtgatattaTTAAAAGTCAAGATGAATTAGAGAATCTATTAATTAGTATTATGGAATATTGTGACATTATCACGTAGTATACACGttacatataatattttccCATTGAGAACACAAATTTTCCCATAAAGATCGTTAGATCTTACgtttatattttgtttggaTATGGCCAAAATCGAGaatgagaaagaagaagagcgAAAATTTTACGACAGTTTTtgaaaatctatataaatGAAGTGTTAggctttgtttaatttttgaattataatcCAACTTTACCCAACTCAACTATAATCTTCctaaatttaacaatataataattactattttgtttttttttcaatttaataatacattCTTACTCATACATTTTCCTAACCATTTTTAAACttctatttaataatactttctcacttgtattttttcataactaatttttaaattaattttttaataataaattcaccatccaatttcacatttatatatacacatatatattatcacacatcaatatatttgtcaacacttgcaatcattgcacaaaatcaaattgagttTGATAACTTATACAACTCGcaaaccaaacgcaagctTAGTTTCTTAAATAAGGATCACCGTCGTCCCGCTCTCTGATTTATTAGATAAACTAAACAAGTGGGGtctttttatatttactaTAGACAAGTGGTTTTCGGATATAATAAAGGTGTGTTTACACGAGGTATAGTCCTCATAGTTTACTTGTCATTTTACGTGTACAAGGAAGCAACGATTAGATAAGCTTTTACGATCAACCATATCACAACCCCCGTGTACAAGGTTGCTCACTCCAAATGCAAGCACTCCGGTACTTCGTCGCCTATTATATTTGTCCAAAACACCCAAAAAATCGCTTAGGATTCACAATACTTCAACTTctggaagaaagaaaacagGATTCATCCATATATAACTTCGGTGGCATTTACATCACCCAAGGAGAAAAGTTCCAACGTCTTCTGAGAATATACACGATCTTGCTATAAGAGCCGGAAGCGCTGTGAGTATCCAATAACTATTCATAGCGAGATggatcaaaaaataaaattgtgagTGTCATGTTTGTTTTGGGAGTTAAAatcactttaattttaattttaactttaactcaacacactacacaacaaaaatacacatttcccaagtcaaaaattttaactttaattttaattcaatacactacacaacaaaaacacacattttccaaatcaaatttataatcccaactcatttgtcattttccacaatcaaaatcaaaattactttaactctgaatccaaacgcaccgtTAATTAGcgaattcttattttttcggttacaagagAGGTCCTAAGTCTAATatagaaatagaaatcttaataaCTAAATAAAGAGGCATAGATAGTCCCACTGagtatcaaacttgaaattttttgattatTAAGCGATATCGTGTGACAGTGTGCTACACACTCTTTTAATTAGCAAACTCTCATTGACTTGTGACACATACCACTCCAAATATTATGTGAGTATGACTCAACCGCATGACTTTATATCACCCAATTAGAAtgcatgaaaatgaaaaattggtCATACAACAGGTCAACAAACTTCTATTTATGAGAATTCCaaccattgttatcagaaccggaccggaccggccggttcgatcggtcggaccgggaaccggcaccaagtccggtccggttcgcctaaaaactgaaatggcagctttgaactgccggacccattgaaccggccggttttaagcaaaatttcattaaaccggccggttctacgggtttttatgggttttctatttaatgtaaaaattggttggttgtgtaagaatttgaactcatgacctcttgcttttcatattagcatactaccaaccaagccactactacttttttgttcttttaactctacttttaagtacttattaaaataaaatatttattttgaattaagaaatattaaatatagatactttcttatactattgttatatttctttaaaattatcatacttttatcttaattatcataatttttttaataatatgaatatttattttattttaaataaacgagcggtccgacccatcgaacttccggttggacccataaacccatgaccccgtaccccttccggttcatcatccggtccggttctgataacactgattCCAACTGATTAttactaataaaaaaagagagtaataCTTCCTGAACATTTGCTCCATGGCTCATGGTATATCGATTTCATATAAAACTTTACCGTACAAGCAAGTTTTACGGAGAGGAGACGGTGCACTGAGTGCTGACACGTGGCGGGGACTAGGCCGTTGGATGGGGGGCATGGCAAAATAACTAGAGTAAATATCATATGaatattattcatatatttagaTGTGTAACACTTAATTAAAACActtgaaagtgaaaaattaattctataataatatcacaaatttttatttataagtattttttaaatttttattcatttaaagTGAACGGGTAATATTCATTgaatattttgtaaaaaaactGGGGTTTGTGATCAGACCCACCATTCATTTCagtcctccctctctctctctgtcttccTGAACTTGAGATATGAGCAGaaacgaagaagaagagagtaaGAAAGAGAAAGCAAACCCCCCATCACGCCCCCCATGAGTTGAGTACAGTCATTCATTCATAGCCAAACCCAACACTAAccgagagagaaagaagagagagagagagagagagagagagagagaaggagacaAACAGAGCAGACACACAGACAGAGAGACAGCCGGGAGGCGCTGCTGCTGCAAAGCAGCTGCTCACTCAGCCACGCCAGTAAAAGCCCTTCCCCTTCCCTCTCATCCTCCCAAGATAGAAACAACACAACACAACACAACACACagttttagagagagagagagagagagagaattgaaTTCCCATGGCGGCGTCGCAGTGAGCCGAAGGGCAGAGGGCTGCAATTTGCCATCCCCCCAAATTAATGCCCATTACTGCATCATCGACGGGACCCTCGAAGCAAAGGGTACTGCAGCTAGTCCTACCTAGAGCAAATTCTTCCTCCCGTTCCCTCCCCCGGCGTTTTACGTGATATGGGTTGTCGGAGCCGGGCGGCAACAGCGACAGCGACATCATCCTTGTCATGGCCGGTTTCTTCTCTCTAGGAGGCGGCGGAGGCTGTGGCGGTCGGCCCCCCTCGTCCGATCACACCCACCGCCGCCCTGAGGACGACGACAATCCCACACCCAACCCCACCGAGACCTGGTTCTGGCCGTACGGTAGCAGGGCAGCGGCCGCGGCGGCTGCGCAGAGCCACCAGCAGCACGAGcacgagcacgagcaatggattcagcagcagcagggggaaggagaaggaggGTTTGTTACGGTTCGGCAGGAAGCAGCGCATCAGCAGCAGCACCACCAGGTGGGTTGGGGGCCGGGGCCGGGGCCGAGCAGCAGGCCGTCGTGGATGAACGCGTCGGATGAGAGCAGCTCAAGATCGACGGGGTCGGCGAGGGGAGGGGTGAGCTGCTTGGACTGCGGGAACCAGGCCAAGAAGGATTGCGCCCACACGAGGTGCCGCACCTGCTGCAAGAGCCGCGGCTTCCACTGCCCCACCCACGTCAAGAGCACCTGGGTTTCAGCAGCAAAGCGCCGCGAGCGCCACCAGCAGCATTTCGGCGCCCTCAAGCATGAGCATGACCCCCTCCACTTCCGCCACGGCAGCGGCGCCAGCAGCAGCGGTGCAGGATTATTAGAGCCCCCTAAGCGTGTCCGCGAAAACCCCTCCTCCGGCCTGCTTGCCACCACCTCAGCaggtacatacatatatatgcagcatatcatatataacatatatcaCATATACAGACATAATTATACAAATatggagagagggagagagagagagacagggCAAATTAAATGTCTTTAGTGAGTCAATTGATCGATCTTCCTCATCGAACTCGAAATGGAGAGAACGAGGGTTTAGTTCCTTTCAGTAAGACCATGACACTAATCCTCGTTCATATGTCAGTTTATCAAAAGGCCCTATTCACTTCGATCGTTTTAGGATGTACTCTATTAGTTCGATTCCAGAACAAAATTATTTGCAAATGCTCAAGAGACATAGATCTTGTCTTAcgtctttttctctcattatGCAGAAGATATGTTCTTCATGGTTTTCCCAGATTTACCTCTCATCTTCCGAAGAAACTCAAATTCCCATGGGATTATTatcttcgttttttttttaatgttctaCAAAAACatgtaaatattttaattttgtcagATTtggctttaaaaaaaaaagttgcagTCTTCTCGGTGAGACacaagatgtcatcgatctGTACTAGCTGATTAATCCTCACTCTGCCGATGGGTAAACCCTGACCACGATATGcatcccaattttttttattttttattttctatcatttttattttctctgttTTGCAAACTCGATAACTTCATGTTCCATGGTACAATTTTATGCTTCTCGATGTAAGCAGAAGATCTAGGGAAGTTCGAGaacattattaattaaaaacaaaaattaaaattaaaattaaaattgaagagaccatatatttttattattactatacAACAAGTCAAGGTTTTGTGTTGTTTGCTATCCCGTTACGGTtccgaattttcggtgtctcTGATCTGTCTCGATGTCTCCTAACACAAAAATGGGAACCAAGAAGATGTCTGCCGACTGTTAGGTAGTATTTGTGTTCacttgtaaaattttcattttctatatattagtataaaGTACAAATATCAATTTCTGTTCATTTCCATAGTCGCAAACCCTCTATTGGCAAAgttatttttaatgaatatttaACCCAAATATTGTCATTTTTGAATAAATAGATAGACTACCTACATAAACAGTTTATAGTTTCACGTATCTTAATTCTACATTGGGTACCACAGTGCAATTACAGTGTCTAAATTTACTCGATTGTATCGTACTTGAATTTTATGTGATTTTtattaaactatatatatacacttcaATTTTCGGTAATGTGCTTAATTTGTTCGTATAATCATTTTTGTTAGT of the Punica granatum isolate Tunisia-2019 chromosome 6, ASM765513v2, whole genome shotgun sequence genome contains:
- the LOC116209965 gene encoding protein SHORT INTERNODES-like, yielding MAGFFSLGGGGGCGGRPPSSDHTHRRPEDDDNPTPNPTETWFWPYGSRAAAAAAAQSHQQHEHEHEQWIQQQQGEGEGGFVTVRQEAAHQQQHHQVGWGPGPGPSSRPSWMNASDESSSRSTGSARGGVSCLDCGNQAKKDCAHTRCRTCCKSRGFHCPTHVKSTWVSAAKRRERHQQHFGALKHEHDPLHFRHGSGASSSGAGLLEPPKRVRENPSSGLLATTSAGLELGNFPAELTSTALFRCVRVSPTDDPQEHYAYQTAVTIGGHVFRGILYDRGPESTYVGGGESSSGGGSGSGVAAQPHNLVTVAATAAENSGMPPSATALYDPNSSIYTAAPLNPYMGTQFFPHQRS